Within Celeribacter marinus, the genomic segment GGCGGAACACGTGAAATTCTGTCTGAAGATCGGGGGGACCACCCCCGAAGGCTAAGTACTCCTTACTGACCGATAGTGAACCAGTACCGTGAGGGAAAGGTGAAAAGCACCCCGACGAGGGGAGTGAAACAGTTTCTGAAACCGGACGCCTACAAGCAGTCGGAGGGACCTTGAGTCCTGACGGCGTACCTTTTGTATAATGGGTCATCGACTTGGTCTCACAAGCAAGCTTAAGCCGTTAGGTGTAGGCGCAGCGAAAGCGAGTCTTAATAGGGCGAATGAGTTTGTGGGATCAGACCCGAAACCGAGTGATCTAGGCATGATCAGGATGAAGGTAAGGTAACACTTACTGGAGGTCCGAACCCACACCTGTTGAAAAAGGTCGGGATGAATTGTGCCTAGGGGTGAAAGGCCAATCAAACTCGGAGATAGCTGGTTCTCTGCGAAATCTATTTAGGTAGAGCGTCGTCCGAATACCCCGGGGGGTAGAGCACTGGATGGGCAATGGGGGCATACAGCCTTACTGACCCTAACCAAACTCCGAATACCCGGGAGTACTAGACGGCAGACACACTGCGGGTGCTAACGCCCGTAGTGAAGAGGGAAACAACCCTAACCTACAGCTAAGGCCCCCAATTCATGGCTAAGTGGGAAAGCTGGTGGGACGACCAAAACAACCAGGAGGTTGGCTTAGAAGCAGCCATCCTTTAAAGATAGCGTAACAGCTCACTGGTCTAGATAAGTTGTCCTGCGGCGAAGATGTAACGGGGCTCAAGCCATGAGCCGAAGCTTAGGGTAGTACACTTTGTGTACTGCGGTAGCAGAGCGTAGTGTGACATAGTCTCATGTGTCCTTGCCTACTTCGGTAGGATTGGACACAAGAGGCTTTCTGTGAAGCCGGCGCGTGAGCGATCCGGTGGAGAGATCACTAGTGAGAATGATGACATGAGTAGCGACAAAGGGAGTGAGAGACTCCCTCGCCGAAAATCCAAGGGTTCCTGCTTAAAGCTAATCTGAGCAGGGTAAGCCGACCCCTAAGGCGAGGCCGAAAGGCGTAGTCGATGGGAACCAGGTTAATATTCCTGGGCCAGATGGAAGTGACGGATCTCGAGGGTAGTTCATCCTTATTGGATTGAATGGGCTGCTTAGAGGTCCCTGGAAATAGCTCCATCGCTAGATCGTACCCTAAACCGACACAGGTGGATAGGTAGAGAATACCAAGGCGCTTGAGAGAACTATGTTGAAGGAACTCGGCAAAATACCTCCGTAAGTTCGCGAGAAGGAGGCCCAGTTTCTACGCAAGTATTGGCTGGGGGCACAAACCAGGGGGTGGCGACTGTTTACTAAAAACACAGGGCTCTGCGAAGTCGTAAGACGACGTATAGGGTCTGACGCCTGCCCGGTGCCTGAAGGTTAAAAGGAGATGTGAGAGCGTCGAATTGAAGCCCAGGTAAACGGCGGCCGTAACTATAACGGTCCTAAGGTAGCGAAATTCCTTGTCGGGTAAGTTCCGACCTGCACGAATGGCGTAACGACTTCCCCGCTGTCTCCAACATAGACTCAGCGAAATTGAATTGCCTGTCAAGATGCAGGCTTCCCGCGGTTAGACGGAAAGACCCCGTGCACCTTTACTACAGCTTCACACTGGCATTAGGCCGAACATGTGCAGAATAGGTGGTAGTCTTTGAAGCAGGAACGCTAGTTCTTGTGGAGACAAAATATGAGATACCACCCTTGTTCTGCTTGATGTCTAACCGCGGTCCGTTATCCGGATCCGGGACCCTGTGTGGCGGGTAGTTTGACTGGGGCGGTCGCCTCCTAAAGAGTAACGGAGGCGCGCGAAGGTTGGCTCAGAGCGGTCGGAAATCGCTCGTTGAGTGCAATGGCAGAAGCCAGCCTGACTGCAAGACTGACAAGTCGAGCAGAGACGAAAGTCGGCCATAGTGATCCGGTGGTCCCGAGTGGAAGGGCCATCGCTCAACGGATAAAAGGTACGCCGGGGATAACAGGCTGATACTGCCCAAGAGTCCATATCGACGGCAGTGTTTGGCACCTCGATGTCGGCTCATCTCATCCTGGGGCTGGAGCAGGTCCCAAGGGTATGGCTGTTCGCCATTTAAAGAGGTACGTGAGCTGGGTTTAGAACGTCGTGAGACAGTTCGGTCCCTATCTGCCGTGGGTGTAGGATACTTGAGAGGAGTTGCCCCTAGTACGAGAGGACCGGGGTGAACGATCCACTGGTGTACCAGTTGTTCCGCCAGGAGCAGTGCTGGGTAGCTATGATCGGAAAGGATAACCGCTGAAGGCATCTAAGCGGGAAGCCCCCCTCAAAACAAGGTATCCCTGAGGGCCGTGGAAGACCACCACGTCGATAGGCTGGAGATGTAAGTGCAGCAATGCATTCAGTTGACCAGTACTAATTGCCCGATAGGCTTGATTTGATCCAGTAAAAGCAAAACTTACTAGATTAATCAAAAGCATACACACAACACAGTATACTTGACTTGGCTCTTTATTCGGTTTGGTGGTCACAGCGCTAGTGAAACACCCGATCCCATCCCGAACTCGGCCGTTAAGCACGGTTGCGCCGATGGTACTGCGTCTTAAGACGTGGGAGAGTAGGTCACCGCCAAACCTAATAAAGAGCCACATATTCTCTCAACGATGAAAATAACAACCTCCGGTTCAATACCCTGTCGCGGGATGGAGCAGCCCGGTAGCTCGTCAGGCTCATAACCTGAAGGTCGTAGGTTCAAATCCTACTCCCGCAACCAAATCTTACCAATAAATCAATACCTTAGATCCCTAGTAAAACACTGGGGATTTACGTGTGCGCATTTACGTCAACGCCACGTCAACGTTTGGCAAGGCGCAAACCCAGAACAGCCGTATTCGTTCGTAATCACCAACAACCAGACCCGCTCAGCGATGCTCGGTGGTATAGAAACAGTTTGGGCGGGCAGCCCAATTCAATACAGTTGATAGATTTTGACCTGAGCCCCTAAAGTTCCTCCAAATTTGTGTAGAGTCCGCCCAACAAAAGGACGGACAAATGAAGGCACGATTTACGGACGAACAGATCATTGGGATGATCAAGGAACAGGAAGCTGGTGAGAAGACCGCTGATGTATGTCGGCGGCACGGGATCAGCTCAGCGACGTTCTATAAATACAAATCGAAGTATGGTGGCATGGAGCCGTCGGATGCGAAGCGATTGCGTGCGCTTGAAGACGAGAACGGCAAGCTGAAGAAGCTTTTGGCTGAACAGATGCTCGACAACGCGATGTTGCGAGACATCAATTCAAAAAAATGGTGACGCCTGCTGGGAAGCGGCAAGCGGTGGTTCACCTGTGCGAAGCGCACGGTGTGAGCCAGCGGCGGGCGTGTGATGTGCTGCAAATTGATCGGTCAACGGTACGGTATCTGTCGCGTCGTGGCGATGATGCTAAACTGCGGGATGCCATCAAACGAGTTTCGAGGGAGCGGCGTCGGTTTGGTTGCCGCCGTATTCACGTGATGATTGCGCGGGAGGGCTTTGAGGTGAACCACAAGAAAGTGAGGCGCATCTACCGTGAAGAGAAGCTGCAGGTGCGCCGCAGAGGTGGCAGGAAGCGCGCTTTGGGCACAAGGAAGCCGATGGTGCTTCCGGATGGCCCAAACCAACGCTGGAGCTTGGATTTTGTGTCTGACGCCCTGACAGACGGTCGCAGGTTCCGCATTTTGGCAGTCGTTGATGACTTCAGTCGCGAGAACTTGGTTCTGGTGGCCGACACATCACTGTCTGGTCACCGTGTTGCACGTGAACTGGACAAGGTGATCGCTGAACGCGGCATGCCAAAGACGATTGTGTCGGACAACGGAACTGAGTTCACCAGCATGGCGATCCTCAAGTGGGTTCAGGAAACTGGTGTTGATTGGCACTATATCGCGCCCGGAAAACCCCAACAGAACGGCTTTATCGAAAGCTTCAATGGCAAGCTGCGAGATGAATGTTTGAATGAAACGTTATTTGGCACATTGCGCGATGCCCGCAAAACGCTTGAAGAATGGCAGGAGGATTACAACTGGCGCAGACCACATTCAGCATTGGGCAACCTCACCCCGATGGAATTTTTGCAAAGAAAGGCAATGGACAAGATGGCGGCCTAACGCCAAAGATTTAACCCCAAGGACTCCGCACAAAGCTGGAGGAGACTTGGGGCTCAGGTCAATTTGTAGACGCCTTGCTTCGTCGTTTGAGAAACAAGGAGACAGTGATGTCTGGGATTAGATCTAAAGATGACTTCAAGCCTGACGCGCTCGCGCAGGCGGTGGACTGGGGCTGTAATGCCCCGCTTGTGGCCTCCATAGGCGCGTCATCAAAACTGATTTTCTGAAGTGGTGTGGTAAGCTTAGGTCGCGATCTAGGATAGATGATGCGAAGAGCGGGGCTCTTGGCTTTTAATCTGGTCTAACGCAACACACTCGAAACACCGCGCAAGTCAGTGGCGACACCTTCCAGCACAGTGCCAGTACCATCCAAGATTCCACTAGCAGTGCCGCAGCCTGATAAGACAGCGATTGTACTCAAAATTAGAATTAGTTTCATGTGGTGGAGGCCCAATGTACGTTTGTTAATAGATAACGTTTAACTTGCACTTAAATGGTTTGTCAAAGCGCAAAGGGGGGCATCCGAAACTGGGTCACTGCGCGAAAATCGGACAGTTAAGTAAGTTGCGAGTTGTAGCTTGCTAGTCTTCAAACACGAGGGAGATCTCGAATCTCTGTGTATGAGGCTTAGTCCTTGCGGTTTTGACGAGTCATTTATTGCATCGTTCTTGACCTGCTCCCCGAAACTTCCCTCACTTTAATGTAGAGTTTGCTCAACCTTTGTAGGAGCAAACAAATGCGACAGAGTCGTTTTACCGAAGCCCAAATAATCGGGATGATCAAAGAACAAGAAGCTGGAATGCCCACGGCTGAGGTGTGTCGCAGACATGGCCTGAGTCCTGCGTCGTTTTACAAGTTCAAAGCCAAATACGGTGGCATGAACATTTCTGACACCCATCGCCTCAAATCGCTGGAAGACGAGAACGCCAAGTTGAAGCGTCTGCTGGCTGATACGATGCTCGACAATGTTGTTCTGAAAGACTTGCTGGGAAAGAACTGACGACACCGAATGTGCGACGGGCTGCGGCACAAAAGGCAATGCGGGATCATGATATCTCGCAACGCCGGGCGTGCAGGCTTGTTGGTGTCGATCCCAAGACTGTCCGGCGCGATCAACCGCCGGATAATCCTGAAGTTCGCGAAGAGATGACGGCGATTGCCAACAAACGGCGGCGGTTTGGTTATCGCCGGATCGGCGTGCTGTTGGAGCGCAAAGGCATGATTATGAACCACAAGAAGCTGTATCGACTTTATACGGAAGAAAAGCTGGGCGTCAGGCGACGAAGAGGCCGTAAGCGTGCGCGTGGATCACGCACGCCGATGCCTGTGGCGTTGAGACCTGGTGAGCGTTGGTCGCTGGATTTTGTCTCCGACACATTTGGCGCGTCTCGCAAGTTCCGCATGTTGGCTGTGAATGACGATTGCTGCCGTGAGAACCTATGCCTGATGGCGGACACCAGCATATCGGGCGCTCGAGTTGCGCGAGAACTGGATGCGCTTGTGCGCGTCTACGGAAAGCCAGCTTGTATTGTCTCAGACAATGGCACTGAGTTCACCAGTCGGGCGATCCTTAAATGGGCTGGCGATAACGACGTGGATTGGCATTACATTGATCCAGGCAAGCCCCAGCAGAATGGTTTTATCGAAAGCTTCAACGGCAGCCTACGTGACGAACTGCTAAATGAGGAGATCTTCGACACGCTGGATGATGCCCGCCGCAAACTGGCACTCTGGCGCTACGACTACAACAACGTAAGACCGCACTCATCGCTGGAGAATCAAACACCCGCTGAAGCGCGTCGTGCGCTTGAGCAATTTGAGGGCTCCGCGTCCGACGCGCTTGCCCAAACCGACGACGAAGAATATGAAATCCAAACCCGCAAACTCTCGTTATGAATGAGGGAGCCTCGGGGGGCAGGTCACACGGTAGATGAGGTTTGTCTGTTGGGAAGCTGCCGCGCGTTTTGGTGGTTTTTCAAATGACGCGTTTCAATCTCCTCCGTAGTATTCGACAGTGCCTTGGGGGCTATCTGCTAGAACGCAGTCAAGCTCTGTGGCCAAAGAGCCACCTCATGCCCCGTACGGGACAGATTGCGAGCCTTATGTTCGCCCATCTGGCCCAGTCCAGCAAACCCGACCCAAATCACGCCACCTTTTCAGTTTCCAAGCCCGAAATAGCGGCAATCAGGTTTTCCTCGGTCACCTCTTCAGAGGTGAATGTCCGCATGATCCGGCCCGAATACATCGCTATGATGCGGTCGGCCACATGCAGCACCTCTGGCATTTCCGAGCTGATAACGATCACCGCATAGCCTTGCGCGGCCAGATCCCGAAGCAGGTTATGGATTTCGGCCTTCGACCCTACGTCGATGCCGCGTGTAGGTTCGTCCACTATCAACACATTGGGGCGCATAGACAGCCATTTTCCGATGACGATCTTTTGCTGGTTGCCACCCGAGAGGTTGCCAACGAGCTGTTTCCAGCCTGGAGTTCTGATATCGAGTTTGTCGCGGTATTGATCGAAAATCGCGATCTCCGCACTGTCGTCAACGAAGGGGCCAGACGTCAGATCATCGACCTGCGGCAGGGTGATGTTATCGCGACAGCTCATGCCCAGGACCAGCCCTTGACCCTTACGGTCTTCTGGCACCAAAGAGATGCCCCGCTCGATCGCCTCATGAGGCGAATGAATCCGTACCTCTTCACCCTCCAACAGGATCGTGCCGGATGACGGGTTTCGAAGGCCAAACAATGTTTCGGCAATTTCTGTCCGGCCGGCACCGACTAGGCCATAAAACCCGAGAACCTCACCACGCCGCACTTCAAAGTTGACATCCTGGTAACGGTTGCCGCAGCTTAGCCCGTGCACTTCGAGCGCGACACTACCCAGTTCATGGTTGCTTTCGTTGCGGCTGAGGTCGAGCTTGCGCCCGATCATCATCTGAGTCACTCCCTCTTCGTTGGTGTCCGCCGTGTTGACCGTGCCTTGATATTGGCCGTCGCGCAGAACGCTGATCCGGTCAGTGATCTTGAAGATCTCTTCCATCCGGTGCGAGATATAGGCAATGCCAACACCCTGTTCTTGTAGGTCAGAGATGACTTCGAACAAAACAACCTTTTCCGCGTCGGTAAGCGATGCGGTTGGTTCATCAAAGATCACGGCCTTTGCGTCCACCGTCAGTGCGCGGGCAATTTCTACCATCTGTTGGTTGGCAATCGAAAGGTCACCCACACGCGTCGCGGCGCTGAAACTGACATTTAGCTTCTCGAGAATGGTGTTGGTCTTGGCCTCCAGTTCTGCCCAATCCACCAACCCGAACCGCTTGCGTGGCAATTCTCCAAGATAGATATTCTCGGCCACACTCAGCTCATCTGCAAGGCTGAGTTCTTGGTGGATGAAGACGATTCCTTTCGCTTTCGCGTCCAACGGGCCTGACATGATCACTGGCTGTTCATTTACAATGATCAGGCCTTCGTCAGGCTGGTGAATTCCGCCAAGCACCTTCATTAGAGTTGACTTTCCAGCACCATTTTCACCCATCAGGGCATGCACTTCGCCCGGCAGGATCGAAAGAGAGACACCATCAAGTGCACGTACGCCGGGAAACGTCTTTACGATCCCTTCCAGCCGCAGGACAGGGGCGGGGGTCGTCGGTTCAATAGCCTCGATCATACCTTCAACTCCTCTTGGCCTTTTACGTTTAACTGCCGATCAAGGAACAGCACAGCGATCAAAATGAGACCGATCACAAGGTTAACGGTCGATGTATCAGCACCGATATGGCTCAGCCCCTTGCGCAACAACTGGATCGCCACCACTCCGCCGAAGGTCGAAATGATTGAGCCCGCCCCACCGGTCAGTTTGGTACCGCCCAGCACGACGGCGGTAATCACCCACAACTCATAAAGTTGGCCATCATTGGGGTTCACCGAACCGGATTCCGAATAGAAAACTACTGCGGACAGTGCCGCCAAGAAACCGATGATCATAAAGTTGATCATCATGTGTGGGCCGACACGGATGCCGGCATTGACGGCTGCTTCGCGGTTGTTACCAATGGCATAGGCATTGCGACCGTGGACTGTGCGGGTCATCAGAAACCAGATCACTACAGTTACAGCCAGCAAGAACCACGTCGCCGTATGAAACCCAAGAAACTGCGCCTCGGCGAAATCGACCAGCGTCCAGTTAAGGTGGCTTGTCGGCTGTTCGCCGTTGTACATAAAGACCAACCCGCGATAACCAAGCATGGAACCCAGCGTCACGATAAATGCATCCACTCCGGTCTTCCACACGATTAACCCATTGATACCCCCAAGGATAACGCCGGTTAGAAGCGCCAAACACCAAGCCACGGGAATGACCCAATTTCCGAGACCTGCGAACATGGTCCATGTCATCGAATCCAGCAGCACAATAGCGCAGATTGCGTAGATTGCCCCTACCGACAGGTCAATATTGCCGTTGACCATGACGATGGTCATACCCATTGCGATGATGCCAATAGGAGTTGACTGCTTAAGCAGCAGCAGCATGTTATCTGTGTTCATGAAGGCCTTCTCGCTCACAGAGAAGAACTCTCCCGCGACCGAAAAGAAGATCAGCTCAAGGACGATAAAGCCCCAGATAGCGCCACCCGCGAGGTATTTTGAAAGTGTTCCAGCTTGCATTTTCTTTCCTTATTTAGGCGATCGGCGACATGAGCCTGCCGCGCTTGGCCGCAATATCAAGCCAGACTGCAAGGATGATGATGACCCAGGTCACGACGTACTGTACGGAGAAATCAAGCCCCACCAGCAAGAGACCATTTTGAATGAACCCGAGAATGAGTACGCCGATCACCGTCTTGAAGATTGTTCCCGAACCACCGAGTAGAGATGCACCTCCAAGAATGACGGCAGCGAGTACTTCAAGCTCTAGTCCTTGCCCTACTGTGTTTTGTGACCCCATGGAGCGACTGGCCTGGATGAGACCAGCTGTGGCCACGCACAGCGCGCTCATGATGTAGCACAGGAAAACCACGCGGGCCCGCCGAACGCCTGAGAAGGTCGCCGCCGTACCATTGCCGCCCACCGCGTAAACTTTTCGGCCAAACGGTGTCTTGGACAATATAATGCCCAGCAAAGCCGCCAGCGCGATGAACATCAGGATCGGCGTCTGAATTCCCATGATATTGCCTTGCCCGAAGATCGCAAACCAAGTGCCTTCTTTGTCGGCAATGTCCATATTCTTGCCGCCCGAATAGGTCAGCGTCAGTCCGTGAATGGCCGAAAGCATTCCCAGCGTCACAATCAATGAATTGAGCTTGAGGTAGCCAACAAGAAACCCGATGAAAGTCCCAAGGCAGAGAGTCATCGCGAACATGGCAGGGATCGCAAGGGTTGGTCCTATCTTGTCGT encodes:
- a CDS encoding IS3 family transposase (programmed frameshift), with the protein product MKARFTDEQIIGMIKEQEAGEKTADVCRRHGISSATFYKYKSKYGGMEPSDAKRLRALEDENGKLKKLLAEQMLDNAMLRDIKFKKMVTPAGKRQAVVHLCEAHGVSQRRACDVLQIDRSTVRYLSRRGDDAKLRDAIKRVSRERRRFGCRRIHVMIAREGFEVNHKKVRRIYREEKLQVRRRGGRKRALGTRKPMVLPDGPNQRWSLDFVSDALTDGRRFRILAVVDDFSRENLVLVADTSLSGHRVARELDKVIAERGMPKTIVSDNGTEFTSMAILKWVQETGVDWHYIAPGKPQQNGFIESFNGKLRDECLNETLFGTLRDARKTLEEWQEDYNWRRPHSALGNLTPMEFLQRKAMDKMAA
- a CDS encoding IS3 family transposase (programmed frameshift), whose translation is MRQSRFTEAQIIGMIKEQEAGMPTAEVCRRHGLSPASFYKFKAKYGGMNISDTHRLKSLEDENAKLKRLLADTMLDNVVLKDLPGKELTTPNVRRAAAQKAMRDHDISQRRACRLVGVDPKTVRRDQPPDNPEVREEMTAIANKRRRFGYRRIGVLLERKGMIMNHKKLYRLYTEEKLGVRRRRGRKRARGSRTPMPVALRPGERWSLDFVSDTFGASRKFRMLAVNDDCCRENLCLMADTSISGARVARELDALVRVYGKPACIVSDNGTEFTSRAILKWAGDNDVDWHYIDPGKPQQNGFIESFNGSLRDELLNEEIFDTLDDARRKLALWRYDYNNVRPHSSLENQTPAEARRALEQFEGSASDALAQTDDEEYEIQTRKLSL
- a CDS encoding ABC transporter permease, translated to MAEFTKQDIGKLLEKQGILIAFAFFIIGFTIANPKFLTLDNFENVVRSSAILGVMALGVTFVVISGNLDLSVGSMMSFSTIVVLDLHDKIGPTLAIPAMFAMTLCLGTFIGFLVGYLKLNSLIVTLGMLSAIHGLTLTYSGGKNMDIADKEGTWFAIFGQGNIMGIQTPILMFIALAALLGIILSKTPFGRKVYAVGGNGTAATFSGVRRARVVFLCYIMSALCVATAGLIQASRSMGSQNTVGQGLELEVLAAVILGGASLLGGSGTIFKTVIGVLILGFIQNGLLLVGLDFSVQYVVTWVIIILAVWLDIAAKRGRLMSPIA
- a CDS encoding sugar ABC transporter ATP-binding protein; protein product: MIEAIEPTTPAPVLRLEGIVKTFPGVRALDGVSLSILPGEVHALMGENGAGKSTLMKVLGGIHQPDEGLIIVNEQPVIMSGPLDAKAKGIVFIHQELSLADELSVAENIYLGELPRKRFGLVDWAELEAKTNTILEKLNVSFSAATRVGDLSIANQQMVEIARALTVDAKAVIFDEPTASLTDAEKVVLFEVISDLQEQGVGIAYISHRMEEIFKITDRISVLRDGQYQGTVNTADTNEEGVTQMMIGRKLDLSRNESNHELGSVALEVHGLSCGNRYQDVNFEVRRGEVLGFYGLVGAGRTEIAETLFGLRNPSSGTILLEGEEVRIHSPHEAIERGISLVPEDRKGQGLVLGMSCRDNITLPQVDDLTSGPFVDDSAEIAIFDQYRDKLDIRTPGWKQLVGNLSGGNQQKIVIGKWLSMRPNVLIVDEPTRGIDVGSKAEIHNLLRDLAAQGYAVIVISSEMPEVLHVADRIIAMYSGRIMRTFTSEEVTEENLIAAISGLETEKVA
- a CDS encoding NAD(P)-binding domain-containing protein produces the protein MIWVGFAGLGQMGEHKARNLSRTGHEVALWPQSLTAF
- a CDS encoding ABC transporter permease, whose protein sequence is MQAGTLSKYLAGGAIWGFIVLELIFFSVAGEFFSVSEKAFMNTDNMLLLLKQSTPIGIIAMGMTIVMVNGNIDLSVGAIYAICAIVLLDSMTWTMFAGLGNWVIPVAWCLALLTGVILGGINGLIVWKTGVDAFIVTLGSMLGYRGLVFMYNGEQPTSHLNWTLVDFAEAQFLGFHTATWFLLAVTVVIWFLMTRTVHGRNAYAIGNNREAAVNAGIRVGPHMMINFMIIGFLAALSAVVFYSESGSVNPNDGQLYELWVITAVVLGGTKLTGGAGSIISTFGGVVAIQLLRKGLSHIGADTSTVNLVIGLILIAVLFLDRQLNVKGQEELKV